A genomic segment from Pseudomonas sessilinigenes encodes:
- a CDS encoding aminoacyl-tRNA deacylase — MRMARTVQHSLEQAHCQFDLVTHPHSASSLETARVAGVPAERLAKSVILDDQHGRYLMAVLPASRHLDLGKVRGSEQWRVTRESTLAYLFNDCERGAVPALGESYGLDVVIDPLLTRQKDIYLEAGNHHSLVHMSMAEYLRMVPNAEVCEVCH, encoded by the coding sequence ATGCGTATGGCGAGAACCGTGCAACACAGTCTGGAACAAGCCCATTGCCAGTTCGATCTGGTAACCCATCCCCACTCGGCCAGCAGCCTGGAAACGGCACGGGTGGCGGGGGTGCCGGCGGAGCGCCTGGCCAAGTCGGTGATCCTCGACGACCAGCACGGCCGCTACCTGATGGCGGTGCTGCCGGCCAGCCGCCACCTGGACCTGGGCAAGGTACGCGGCAGCGAGCAGTGGCGGGTCACCCGGGAAAGCACCCTGGCGTATCTGTTCAACGACTGCGAGCGTGGAGCGGTGCCGGCCCTGGGCGAGTCCTACGGGCTGGACGTGGTCATCGACCCATTGCTGACCCGGCAGAAGGACATCTACCTGGAGGCCGGCAACCACCACAGCCTGGTGCACATGAGCATGGCCGAGTACCTGCGCATGGTGCCCAATGCCGAGGTTTGCGAAGTCTGTCACTGA
- a CDS encoding FecR domain-containing protein, which yields MKDQAPIDPAVVEQASEWLMLHWNGELDAAQREAFAAWQQADSEHRRAWQRLQQLQRTLGSVPEHSSHVLLAQPVDHQRRAALKVLGLLLVAGGSGYLVQGSQPWRVAFAGQRTATGEIRHLTLDDGSLLELNSASAVDVLFSASERRIRLVQGEILLTSGHDPRPLIVETPAGDIQALGTRFAVRELDGGTRIDLYEGALRVSPRHAPALQLNAGERLWFRANQVSARQPAQLNASSWSQGRLVAERQPLGQFVAELARYRPGILRCDEQVAGLLLTGVFPLADSDEVLAALERSLPVQVHRVTRYWVTLKPRA from the coding sequence ATGAAGGACCAGGCACCGATCGATCCTGCGGTGGTCGAGCAGGCCAGTGAGTGGCTGATGCTGCATTGGAACGGCGAGCTCGATGCAGCGCAGCGCGAGGCCTTTGCTGCCTGGCAGCAAGCCGATTCTGAGCATCGCCGGGCCTGGCAGCGCCTGCAGCAATTGCAACGGACCCTGGGCAGCGTGCCGGAGCATAGTTCTCATGTGCTGCTGGCCCAGCCCGTGGACCACCAGCGCCGCGCGGCGCTCAAGGTGCTTGGCCTGCTATTGGTGGCCGGTGGCAGCGGTTACCTGGTGCAAGGCAGCCAGCCCTGGCGTGTGGCCTTCGCTGGACAACGTACCGCCACTGGCGAGATCCGCCACCTGACCCTGGACGATGGCAGTCTCCTGGAGCTCAACAGCGCCAGTGCCGTCGATGTCCTGTTCAGTGCCAGCGAAAGACGTATCCGCCTGGTCCAGGGAGAAATCCTGTTGACCAGCGGCCACGACCCGAGGCCGCTGATCGTCGAAACCCCCGCAGGCGACATCCAGGCCCTGGGCACGCGCTTTGCCGTCCGCGAGCTGGACGGTGGCACCCGCATCGACCTGTACGAGGGGGCGTTGCGTGTCAGCCCCAGGCACGCCCCGGCGTTGCAACTCAATGCCGGTGAACGCCTGTGGTTCCGCGCCAACCAGGTCTCGGCCAGGCAGCCGGCGCAACTCAATGCCAGCAGCTGGAGCCAGGGCCGCCTGGTGGCCGAGCGCCAACCGCTGGGGCAGTTCGTGGCCGAGCTGGCGCGGTATCGCCCGGGGATACTGCGCTGCGACGAGCAAGTGGCCGGCTTGCTGCTCACAGGTGTCTTTCCCCTGGCGGACAGCGACGAAGTGCTCGCAGCCCTGGAGCGATCGTTGCCAGTGCAGGTGCACAGGGTGACCCGCTACTGGGTGACCCTCAAGCCGCGCGCCTGA
- a CDS encoding type II toxin-antitoxin system prevent-host-death family antitoxin, protein MQSILADKAVSVSELKKNPSAVLNGAQGGPVAVLNHNRVMGYMIPAEVFEALMERLDDLELAEIVRARSQETPVPVSLDDL, encoded by the coding sequence ATGCAAAGTATCCTGGCTGACAAAGCCGTCAGCGTATCTGAGTTGAAGAAGAATCCTTCAGCGGTATTGAACGGCGCTCAAGGTGGCCCGGTGGCTGTGTTGAACCACAACCGGGTCATGGGCTACATGATTCCTGCCGAAGTTTTCGAAGCGTTGATGGAGCGTTTGGACGATCTGGAACTGGCCGAGATCGTTCGGGCGCGTAGTCAGGAGACTCCCGTCCCGGTCAGTCTGGATGACTTATAA
- a CDS encoding glycosyltransferase family 39 protein, which yields MGVPSTDQAAKGLYRQAVTHSQPLARLLREPWLVPLLLLALAQRFYELTAAAIWGDEGSSVLLAQFPLSGIWAHAAYDVHPPLYFVLLHGWIGLFGDSILSIRLMSALPGALAVFLGTWLMHLVAGRRATLLACLLLALLPTAVRYSQEVRMYSLLGVWLLGATLALVYWVRAPQRRRYLAIYAVLMAAGFYTHYFTAFCVVSHWLYLALARPQDESARHFLRRRSWWWANVAIVLLFLPWLPGLVDLVLHMEALKAGGDVGWEPPVTLRSLPSMIWQLLAQDDGEGMPGWLFVSLPVLLTVVLAYLAWTDRSRSRLPTLLVVYSVVPLLLVFAVSFISPVFIERYLTVPALGLPLCLALAIDWLAQRSKGLAVALLLVVLAVFGVGLKNNYTVDADDQFDNMVEYMNHHTLDGDQVVLGDMFWYLTWGYYDRSHTAPRLYTPPTAAGVSTRPNRYGFGTLIDENAGVYLDRLEDLPLGNGRVWLVMSRVDPDEFPSIPGHWRKLDQHAGGDTQAVLYETCGACPGR from the coding sequence ATGGGCGTACCGAGTACTGATCAAGCGGCCAAGGGACTGTATCGCCAGGCTGTCACGCATTCGCAGCCCCTGGCGCGATTGCTTCGCGAACCCTGGCTGGTGCCCCTGCTGCTGTTGGCCCTGGCCCAGCGCTTCTATGAGCTGACGGCGGCGGCGATCTGGGGCGACGAGGGTTCCAGTGTTTTGTTGGCCCAGTTCCCGTTGTCCGGCATCTGGGCGCATGCCGCCTACGATGTCCATCCGCCGCTGTATTTCGTTCTGCTGCATGGCTGGATAGGGCTGTTCGGCGACTCGATCCTGTCGATCCGCCTGATGAGTGCGTTGCCTGGGGCGCTCGCGGTATTCCTCGGGACCTGGTTGATGCACCTGGTGGCCGGTCGGCGGGCCACGCTGCTGGCCTGCCTGCTGCTGGCGCTGCTGCCGACAGCGGTGCGTTACAGCCAGGAAGTGCGCATGTATTCGCTGTTGGGCGTGTGGCTGCTGGGAGCGACCCTGGCGCTGGTCTACTGGGTGCGCGCGCCCCAGCGCCGGCGCTACCTGGCGATCTACGCCGTGCTGATGGCGGCCGGTTTCTATACCCACTACTTCACGGCGTTCTGCGTGGTCTCGCACTGGCTCTACCTGGCCCTGGCCCGGCCCCAGGATGAATCGGCGCGGCATTTCCTGCGGCGCCGGAGCTGGTGGTGGGCCAACGTCGCCATCGTGCTGCTGTTCCTGCCCTGGCTGCCGGGGCTGGTGGACCTGGTGTTGCATATGGAGGCGTTGAAGGCGGGTGGTGATGTCGGCTGGGAGCCGCCGGTCACCCTGCGCTCATTGCCTTCGATGATCTGGCAACTGCTGGCCCAGGACGATGGTGAAGGCATGCCCGGCTGGTTGTTCGTCAGCCTGCCGGTGTTGCTGACGGTGGTGCTGGCGTACCTGGCCTGGACCGACCGCAGCCGCTCCCGCCTGCCGACCTTGCTGGTGGTCTATAGCGTCGTGCCGCTGCTGTTGGTGTTCGCGGTGTCGTTCATTTCCCCGGTGTTCATCGAGCGCTACCTGACGGTGCCTGCGCTCGGGCTGCCATTGTGCCTGGCCCTGGCCATCGACTGGCTGGCGCAGCGCTCCAAGGGCCTGGCCGTGGCCTTGTTGCTGGTGGTGCTGGCGGTGTTCGGGGTGGGCTTGAAGAACAACTACACCGTGGACGCCGACGACCAGTTCGACAACATGGTCGAGTACATGAACCACCACACCCTGGACGGTGACCAGGTGGTGCTGGGGGACATGTTCTGGTACCTGACCTGGGGCTACTACGACCGCAGCCATACCGCGCCCCGGCTGTACACGCCGCCGACAGCGGCTGGTGTGTCGACCCGCCCCAACCGCTACGGCTTTGGCACCTTGATCGATGAGAATGCCGGGGTCTACCTCGACCGCCTGGAGGACTTGCCCCTTGGTAACGGTCGGGTCTGGCTGGTAATGAGCCGGGTCGATCCGGATGAGTTCCCGTCGATTCCCGGTCATTGGCGAAAGCTCGACCAGCATGCCGGTGGCGATACCCAGGCGGTCCTGTACGAGACCTGCGGCGCTTGCCCGGGGCGCTGA
- a CDS encoding TonB-dependent siderophore receptor has product MPYQTVASILTPGPAARRRALIALLAIAPVMPGLALADSASHSQARDYQIAAGSLDQVLNSFASASGILLSVDASLTAGKHSAGLQGRYEVAQGLQALLAGSGLQAVQSGSSWSLQPLPQDGGLQLSPTRVGATQFDEDAWGAVPGLVAKRSATGSKTDSALVEIPQTINVVGAKEIKVRGAHSVTEALLYTPGMTGGGFADRVKIFDEPTSRGFAPIPMYLDGLHLPYGGGSTGGALQIEPYSLERIEVLKGPASVLYGQNQPGGIVNMVSKRPTATPLHQLVLEAGSYDHKSIALDLGGPLDEQGQFLYRLTGLANDSQAEIDYVQQQRQFIAPSLTWRPDDDTQLTLFAQFQKDNDVPEAQGLPSVGTVFRNPNGKIDRDLFLGEPGVNAYDRQQYVLGYEFSHRLNDVWTLKQNARYADVDDHYRAPLHGYRFVTNPRTGLDDQRYSTRYGVDWKQHNKVYGVDSIAQAEFDTGPLRHTLVMGLDYYHSNSKFDGKYDFNPPIIDLFTPTYGQSLNFARPYQWDNTIIQTGLYLQDQIKYEKWVLVLGGRKDWAETDNKAPLGGSHTNARDQAFTGRAGLVYLFDNGLAPFVSYSESFLPLSGTDVHNSVFEPSNGKQYEVGIKYQPPGQDSFVQVSVYQLDQENMLSVDLANPGFNVQTGSIRSRGIEFEAKASLSESLDITASASRNDIKYTKDNDGREGRHPAGMPPLTASLWLNYTLLGDTPLAGLGAGVGTRYVKSSYGTDYEGAFQIPSYTVFDASLSYDLEKSPLQWKGVKLALNVKNVTDKTYVANCTSDWDCYYGEGRTMVSSLTYDW; this is encoded by the coding sequence ATGCCTTACCAGACCGTCGCATCCATCTTGACCCCGGGCCCTGCTGCCCGACGCCGAGCCCTCATCGCCCTGCTGGCCATCGCTCCGGTGATGCCAGGCCTGGCCCTGGCCGATAGCGCCAGCCACAGCCAGGCGCGTGATTATCAGATCGCTGCAGGCAGTCTCGACCAGGTACTGAACAGTTTTGCCAGCGCCTCGGGAATCCTCCTGTCGGTGGATGCGAGCCTGACCGCCGGCAAGCACAGTGCTGGCCTGCAGGGCCGCTACGAGGTCGCCCAGGGCTTGCAAGCGTTGCTGGCCGGGAGTGGCTTGCAGGCGGTGCAGAGCGGTTCCAGCTGGAGCCTGCAACCTTTGCCCCAGGATGGGGGGCTGCAACTGTCTCCCACGCGGGTAGGCGCTACCCAATTCGATGAGGATGCCTGGGGCGCGGTGCCGGGGCTGGTGGCCAAGCGCAGCGCCACGGGCAGCAAGACCGATTCGGCACTGGTGGAGATCCCGCAGACCATCAACGTGGTCGGCGCCAAGGAAATCAAGGTCCGCGGCGCCCACAGCGTGACCGAGGCGCTGCTGTACACGCCAGGCATGACCGGTGGCGGTTTCGCCGATCGGGTGAAAATCTTCGACGAACCCACCTCCCGGGGCTTCGCTCCTATCCCCATGTACCTGGACGGCCTGCACCTGCCCTATGGCGGTGGCAGTACCGGCGGCGCCCTGCAGATCGAGCCGTACTCCCTGGAGCGCATCGAGGTGCTCAAGGGACCGGCTTCGGTGCTGTACGGGCAGAACCAGCCAGGCGGTATCGTCAACATGGTCAGCAAGCGACCCACTGCCACGCCTCTGCATCAGTTGGTCCTGGAGGCCGGCAGCTACGACCACAAGAGCATCGCCCTGGACCTGGGCGGCCCGCTGGATGAGCAGGGGCAGTTCCTCTATCGCCTGACCGGTCTGGCCAACGACAGCCAGGCGGAAATCGACTACGTCCAGCAGCAGCGCCAGTTCATCGCTCCCAGCCTGACCTGGCGGCCTGACGACGATACCCAGCTGACGCTGTTCGCCCAGTTCCAGAAGGACAACGACGTACCCGAGGCCCAGGGCCTGCCGAGCGTCGGCACGGTGTTTCGCAACCCCAATGGCAAGATCGATCGCGACCTGTTCCTTGGCGAGCCTGGGGTCAATGCCTATGACCGCCAGCAGTATGTATTGGGCTATGAATTTTCCCATCGCTTGAACGACGTCTGGACCCTCAAGCAGAACGCTCGCTATGCCGATGTGGATGACCATTATCGTGCCCCGCTGCATGGCTACAGGTTCGTCACCAACCCCAGGACCGGGCTCGACGACCAGCGCTACAGCACCCGCTACGGAGTGGACTGGAAGCAGCACAACAAGGTCTACGGCGTGGACAGCATCGCCCAGGCCGAATTCGATACCGGGCCTTTGCGCCATACCCTGGTGATGGGCCTGGACTACTACCATTCCAACTCGAAGTTCGATGGCAAGTACGACTTCAACCCGCCGATCATCGACCTCTTCACGCCCACCTATGGGCAGTCGCTGAATTTCGCGCGTCCTTACCAGTGGGACAACACCATCATCCAGACCGGCCTGTACCTGCAGGACCAGATCAAGTACGAGAAATGGGTGCTGGTGCTGGGCGGTCGCAAGGATTGGGCTGAGACCGACAACAAGGCGCCGCTCGGTGGTAGCCATACCAATGCCAGGGACCAGGCCTTCACTGGCCGTGCCGGGTTGGTGTACCTGTTCGACAATGGCCTGGCGCCCTTTGTCAGCTACTCGGAATCCTTCCTGCCATTGAGCGGCACCGATGTGCATAACAGCGTGTTCGAACCGTCCAACGGCAAGCAGTACGAGGTGGGTATCAAGTACCAGCCGCCGGGCCAGGACAGCTTCGTGCAAGTGTCGGTCTATCAGCTGGACCAGGAGAACATGCTCAGCGTCGACCTGGCCAACCCCGGGTTCAATGTCCAGACCGGCTCGATTCGCTCCCGGGGCATCGAGTTCGAAGCCAAGGCCAGCCTCAGCGAGTCGCTGGATATCACCGCCTCGGCGTCACGCAACGACATCAAGTACACCAAGGACAATGATGGGCGCGAAGGGCGGCACCCGGCGGGCATGCCTCCTTTGACCGCCTCGCTGTGGCTCAACTACACCCTGCTCGGTGACACGCCCCTGGCGGGTCTCGGGGCGGGCGTGGGGACGCGCTACGTCAAAAGCAGCTATGGCACCGATTACGAAGGGGCGTTCCAAATTCCTTCCTACACCGTGTTCGATGCCAGCCTGTCCTATGACCTGGAGAAATCACCCCTGCAGTGGAAGGGCGTGAAGCTGGCGCTGAACGTGAAGAACGTCACCGACAAGACCTACGTGGCCAATTGCACCAGCGACTGGGACTGCTACTACGGTGAGGGGCGCACCATGGTCTCGAGCCTGACCTACGACTGGTAA
- a CDS encoding DUF2789 domain-containing protein: MESPTHTLPALFKQLGLADDPVSIERFIASHSPLKPELHLADAFFWSKSQADFLRDEILDDADWAEVVDQLDVLLRKGRGGG; this comes from the coding sequence ATGGAATCACCGACCCACACCCTGCCAGCGCTGTTCAAGCAACTGGGGCTGGCCGATGACCCGGTGAGCATCGAGCGTTTCATCGCCTCCCATTCCCCGCTGAAACCGGAACTGCACCTGGCGGATGCGTTTTTCTGGAGCAAGAGCCAGGCGGATTTCTTGCGCGATGAAATCCTCGACGATGCCGACTGGGCCGAGGTGGTGGACCAACTGGATGTGTTGTTGAGGAAGGGGCGGGGAGGAGGATGA
- a CDS encoding DUF3142 domain-containing protein, producing MGPVAALLLVRNYLGCCLLPLWLCWAFPAAAAVDATDHDAFWLWSGVRTQPVLAQAKVLYILQGQVSRSRRHPGRGVELIAQGLPVSRLSQDQVWVVYRAHTLAWPETIYSQLLGQVQRWQDSGTQVVGVQIDFDSSTGELERYGHFLSDLRQRLPSRYRLSITGLMDWSSNGDPQAISQLKGVVDEVVVQTYQGRYSIPNYASYLPRLDRMGLPYKVGLIQGGDWQEPQALRDSPWFRGYVVFLQNP from the coding sequence ATGGGCCCAGTCGCTGCGTTACTACTGGTGAGGAACTACCTGGGCTGCTGCCTGCTGCCGCTCTGGCTGTGCTGGGCATTCCCGGCAGCCGCCGCCGTAGACGCGACCGACCACGATGCCTTCTGGCTATGGAGCGGGGTCAGGACTCAACCGGTATTGGCCCAGGCCAAGGTCCTGTACATCCTCCAGGGCCAGGTCAGTCGCTCGCGGCGCCACCCTGGACGTGGCGTCGAGCTGATCGCCCAGGGCCTGCCGGTGTCGCGCCTGAGCCAGGACCAGGTCTGGGTGGTCTATCGCGCCCATACCCTGGCCTGGCCGGAAACGATCTACAGCCAGTTGCTCGGCCAGGTGCAACGCTGGCAAGACAGCGGCACCCAGGTGGTGGGCGTGCAGATCGACTTCGACAGCAGCACCGGCGAACTGGAGCGCTACGGGCACTTCCTGAGCGACCTGCGCCAGCGCCTGCCCTCGCGATACCGCTTGAGCATCACCGGCCTGATGGACTGGAGCAGCAACGGCGACCCGCAAGCCATCAGCCAGCTCAAGGGCGTGGTGGACGAGGTGGTGGTGCAGACTTACCAGGGCCGCTACAGCATTCCCAACTATGCCTCCTATCTGCCGCGCCTGGATCGCATGGGCCTGCCCTACAAGGTCGGCCTGATCCAGGGTGGCGACTGGCAAGAGCCCCAGGCGCTGCGCGACAGCCCCTGGTTCAGGGGATACGTGGTGTTCCTGCAGAATCCATGA
- a CDS encoding type II toxin-antitoxin system RelE family toxin, with amino-acid sequence MTYKLEFLPSALKEWNKLGHTLREQFKKKLAQRLQMPQVPADALYGLPDCYKIKLKASGYRLVYKVIEQRVVVAVVAVGKRERGAVYEQARKR; translated from the coding sequence ATGACTTATAAACTCGAGTTCCTGCCTTCGGCGCTCAAGGAGTGGAACAAGCTGGGCCATACGCTTCGCGAGCAATTCAAGAAGAAGCTCGCGCAACGGCTGCAAATGCCCCAAGTCCCAGCAGATGCCCTGTACGGTTTACCCGACTGCTACAAGATTAAGCTCAAGGCCTCGGGTTATCGGCTGGTCTATAAGGTTATCGAGCAGCGCGTTGTGGTGGCTGTTGTCGCGGTCGGTAAGCGCGAGCGCGGGGCTGTGTACGAGCAAGCCAGGAAGCGTTGA
- a CDS encoding outer membrane assembly lipoprotein YfiO, which translates to MRIALLSSLILATLCTSQAQASSDDFCAPTWKLYSHRLDGCSNLPFLSPGNDSRINLRLLMADQGSLALVPRALTKDDLSLGFGPVPFPTYRLRPLDPADEHDGDSAKASLSPAATELNSRLQALGISRDNQKTAGDNFIEGEGSRCRSNSDASALAFVAQLDNPQLSPADRQALAQARIKLLGACSWEANPLTDLLPANLASAPARDLASYLQASVQFYDGHFDDATRGFTSLKDNALPWLAETATYMLARTALNQAQQSALDEWGTVNLKLVDKSALQQAGAGFDAYLKTYPQGLYAVSAKGLIRRVHWLQGDTRTLADDYGQQLTRRSDNSDDKRQDDLVAEIDYKLLDNPDADIRVPLLLAVRDLMDMRKDPSSRLTREALTQHKALFSEQPALYDYLQAAFILFVEQQPATALKQLPTQIPAQLDYLAFSQQTLRGLAMQAQQDWKGATQLWLQLLPLAKQPLQREQLELALAYTYERSGQLAKVFAADSPIESAQVRAILLRHVASPELLRQQARQADSLEERNTAYFVLLYKSLTRGRYAAFTEDLHSVNQGLDTSQGKGVLSNDNIGNYLGYIYADGPSLQVFNWNGQGEAGESANYTCPGIAETAATLQKNPKSPSGLLCLAEFIRLNNFDQMPLDTKPEADRLGGTPDQFPGSTYSRLDSYQQVIDNPKASRDERAFALYRGIYCYASSGNNRCGGKGVEPDVRKAWFRQLKTKLGDTQWAQSLRYYW; encoded by the coding sequence ATGCGCATCGCACTCCTCTCATCGCTGATCCTGGCCACTCTCTGCACCAGCCAGGCCCAGGCCAGCTCCGACGACTTCTGTGCACCGACCTGGAAGCTCTACTCCCACCGACTGGACGGCTGCAGCAACCTGCCCTTCCTCAGCCCAGGTAACGACAGCCGGATCAACCTGCGCCTGTTGATGGCCGACCAGGGCAGCCTGGCGCTGGTGCCCCGTGCGCTGACCAAAGATGACCTGAGCCTGGGTTTCGGCCCCGTGCCCTTCCCGACATACCGCTTGCGGCCACTGGACCCGGCGGACGAGCACGACGGCGACAGCGCCAAGGCAAGCCTGTCTCCCGCTGCCACCGAGCTCAACAGCCGGCTGCAGGCCCTGGGCATCTCCCGCGACAACCAGAAGACCGCCGGAGACAACTTCATCGAGGGCGAAGGCAGCCGCTGCCGCAGCAACTCGGACGCCAGCGCCCTGGCCTTCGTCGCTCAACTGGACAACCCGCAACTGAGTCCCGCTGACCGCCAGGCCCTGGCCCAGGCCCGGATCAAACTGCTGGGAGCCTGTTCCTGGGAAGCCAACCCGCTGACCGACCTTCTGCCGGCAAACCTGGCTTCTGCCCCGGCTCGCGACCTGGCCAGCTATCTGCAGGCCAGCGTCCAGTTCTATGACGGTCACTTCGATGACGCGACCAGGGGCTTCACCAGCCTCAAGGACAACGCCCTGCCCTGGCTGGCCGAGACGGCCACCTACATGCTGGCGCGCACCGCTCTCAACCAGGCCCAGCAGAGCGCCCTGGACGAATGGGGCACGGTCAACCTCAAGCTTGTGGATAAGTCGGCGCTGCAACAAGCCGGGGCAGGCTTCGATGCCTACCTGAAAACTTATCCACAAGGGCTCTATGCCGTGTCCGCCAAGGGGCTGATCCGCCGTGTGCACTGGCTGCAAGGCGATACCCGGACCCTGGCCGATGACTACGGCCAGCAACTGACCCGGAGATCGGACAACTCCGACGACAAGCGCCAGGACGACCTGGTGGCGGAGATCGACTACAAGCTGCTGGACAATCCCGACGCCGATATCCGGGTCCCACTGCTGCTGGCGGTCCGGGACCTGATGGACATGCGCAAAGATCCATCGTCCAGGCTGACCCGCGAAGCCTTAACGCAACACAAGGCCCTGTTCAGCGAGCAACCGGCCTTGTACGACTATCTGCAAGCGGCCTTCATCTTGTTTGTCGAGCAGCAGCCAGCAACAGCGCTCAAGCAATTGCCGACGCAGATTCCAGCCCAACTGGACTACCTGGCCTTCAGCCAACAGACCCTGCGCGGCCTGGCCATGCAGGCCCAGCAAGACTGGAAGGGCGCAACGCAGCTGTGGCTGCAACTGCTACCCCTGGCCAAGCAACCGTTGCAACGCGAACAACTGGAGCTGGCCCTGGCCTACACCTACGAACGCAGCGGCCAACTGGCCAAGGTGTTCGCCGCCGACTCGCCGATCGAGTCCGCCCAGGTGCGCGCCATCCTCCTGCGCCACGTGGCCTCGCCCGAGCTACTGCGCCAGCAAGCTCGCCAGGCCGATTCGCTCGAGGAACGCAACACCGCGTACTTCGTCCTGCTGTACAAGAGCCTGACCCGTGGCCGGTACGCCGCCTTCACCGAAGACTTGCACAGCGTCAACCAGGGCCTGGATACGAGCCAGGGCAAGGGCGTCCTGTCCAACGACAACATCGGCAACTACCTGGGCTACATCTACGCCGACGGCCCTTCGCTGCAGGTGTTCAACTGGAATGGCCAGGGCGAGGCGGGCGAGAGCGCCAACTACACATGCCCGGGCATTGCCGAAACCGCAGCGACCTTGCAGAAGAACCCCAAGTCCCCGTCGGGCCTGTTGTGCCTGGCGGAATTCATACGGCTGAACAACTTCGACCAGATGCCCCTGGATACCAAGCCCGAGGCCGATCGGCTGGGCGGCACCCCGGACCAGTTCCCGGGCAGTACCTACTCGCGACTCGACAGCTACCAGCAAGTGATCGACAACCCCAAGGCCAGCCGCGATGAACGGGCCTTCGCCCTGTACCGGGGGATCTACTGCTACGCCTCCTCGGGCAACAATCGTTGTGGCGGCAAGGGTGTCGAGCCGGATGTGCGCAAGGCCTGGTTCCGCCAGCTGAAGACCAAGCTGGGGGACACTCAATGGGCCCAGTCGCTGCGTTACTACTGGTGA
- a CDS encoding sigma-70 family RNA polymerase sigma factor, with protein MDATTDGKAQVHRLYQDHHGWLQGWLRKRLGDREHAADVAQDTFLRLLLSGRLPGHQEGRSYLAQIARNLVIDQWRRMRIERAYLESIAHLPEPQTPSLESRALILETLMQIDAMLDRMPDKVRQAFVMSQFEGLGYAQIAERLEVSVSSVQKYMIRAIQACYQVLYEE; from the coding sequence ATGGATGCAACGACTGACGGCAAAGCGCAGGTCCATCGCCTGTATCAGGATCATCACGGCTGGTTGCAGGGTTGGTTGCGCAAGCGCCTGGGCGATCGCGAGCATGCAGCCGACGTGGCGCAGGATACTTTCCTGCGCCTTTTGCTTTCCGGGCGTCTTCCAGGTCACCAGGAGGGTCGCAGCTACCTGGCGCAGATCGCGCGCAACCTGGTGATCGATCAATGGCGCCGCATGCGCATCGAGCGTGCCTACCTGGAAAGCATCGCCCACCTGCCGGAACCGCAGACACCTTCGCTGGAAAGCCGCGCGCTGATTCTTGAAACCCTGATGCAGATCGACGCCATGCTCGATCGGATGCCTGACAAGGTCCGCCAGGCCTTTGTCATGTCGCAGTTCGAAGGGCTGGGGTACGCCCAGATCGCCGAGCGCCTGGAGGTGTCCGTCAGCTCGGTGCAGAAGTACATGATCCGGGCGATCCAGGCCTGTTATCAGGTGCTCTACGAAGAATGA
- a CDS encoding MarR family winged helix-turn-helix transcriptional regulator — translation MNISSGMVVAARHWRRICQNTLINFGVSEACAVPLLMIGRLGEGVRQVAVAHAAGMESPSLVRLLDQLCHAGYVRRSEDPHDRRAKCLSLTDSGRELVQAVEGELVRLRHEVLAGISAQDLEAALRVIQAFESANHAPVQPS, via the coding sequence ATGAACATCAGCAGTGGCATGGTGGTCGCGGCGCGGCATTGGCGTCGGATCTGCCAGAACACCCTGATCAACTTCGGGGTCTCCGAAGCCTGCGCAGTGCCCCTGTTGATGATCGGGCGGCTGGGTGAGGGTGTACGCCAGGTGGCCGTGGCCCATGCGGCCGGAATGGAGAGCCCGTCCCTGGTGCGCCTGCTGGACCAGCTGTGCCATGCCGGTTATGTGCGTCGCAGCGAGGACCCCCATGACCGCCGGGCCAAATGCCTGAGCCTGACCGACAGCGGTCGCGAGCTGGTGCAGGCAGTGGAGGGCGAACTGGTGCGCCTGCGTCACGAAGTCCTGGCGGGCATCAGTGCCCAGGACCTGGAAGCGGCCTTGCGGGTGATCCAGGCCTTCGAGTCCGCCAACCACGCGCCGGTGCAGCCATCTTGA